Below is a window of Saccharomonospora viridis DSM 43017 DNA.
GTGCGCCTCCCGTAGCGCGGCCCCCGCCGAACGCTCCAACAGGTTCCACGTCGATTGCACGGCCGTGAACACCCGGCGGCCGTCGACTTCGAGCTCCAACGCCCGTCGGACCGTGTCGGCCTGTTTCGCGCCCGAGGTCGAGAACCCGACTCGCACCCCGGTGTCCGCGAGCTCCGCCAGCGCTTCCAACAACGCACGGTCGGTGAACAGCGGACTGTCCGGTGTCAACGAATGCACCTGGTACAGCGACACCACGTCACCCAGCAGCGAGCGCGTCTTCTCCCACTGGGCGCGAAACCGTGACAGCGAATGCTCCTTGACCTCGTGGACCTCGGCGTCCACTCGCCATTCACCCACGTAGTCGTAGCCCCACTTGCTCGACACGACGACGTCGCCATGGCCCCGGTCGGCCAACCATCCCGCGAGGAATTCCTCCGCCCGTCCGTACGAACGCGCCACGTCCACCCGCCGAATCCCTTCGGCGTAGGCGGCGTCAAGCACCTCGTACGTCACCTCGCGCATGGCCGACACGTCGCGGCTGGACGGCAATACCGTTGTCCGGCCCAGGTTGATGTAAGCAGGTCGTCCGATCGCCGCGAGGCCTACAGCCGTCCGTGCGAGTGTGGTCATAGCTGTACCGTAATCGCTCGACCGGCTCCGGGAGAGAGGACGAAGGCTTCGAAAGCCAGCTGGTATAGGTCGTTATACGCCTTCGGTGCGGCGACGCATCAATTCGAGGAACTGCTCGGACGACAACACCTCACGGTGCAGCTTCTCCAAACGTGCCGCCGGCGCCCGCACATAGCCCTTGCCGAACACCGGTGCGATCTGACGCAGGCTCGCTCCCGCCTCCCTGGCCGCCAACAACGCCCAGTCCGAGGCGTTGGCACAGGCCGTCGACGCCTGACGCAACTGCCCCAAAAGCTCGATCAACGCATGCGCGTCCAGTTCCCCCGCGCGTACCGCTTCCGCGGCCTCCTCCAGCCAAGCCAGCACTTCAGCCGCCGTGATCGGCGCGCGTAACCGCCCGGCGGGCGACGTGGCTGCCGTTTCCTGTGTCATACCCCGATCGTATAGGGCGTTATACACCACTTTCCGGATTCCGGACGGCGTGTCCGGACATCAGAGCACGCCGGCACCCGACGCGCCCTCACCACCTCCGGGACACCGGGACCCCGACATGGAAGCGGGGCTTCCGCGACACTTGCCGCGGAGGCCCCGACAACACATACCCGTACGGGTCAGAGGTACTGGCCGGTATTGGTGGCCGTGTCGATCACCCGTCCCGACTCCTGGTTCTTTCCGGTCACGAGCGTGCGGATGTAGACGATCCGCTCGCCCTTCTTGCCCGAGATCCGTGCCCAGTCGTCCGGGTTGGTGGTGTTGGGCAGGTCCTCGTTCTCCGCGAACTCGTCGACGATCGCATCCAGCAGGTGCTGCACACGCAAGCCGGGCTGGTTGGTCTCCAACACCGACTTGATCGCCGCCTTCTTCGCCCGGTCCACGATGTTCTGAATCATCGCGCCGGAGTTGAAGTCGCGGAAGTACAGCACTTCCTTGTCACCGTTGGCATAGGTGACTTCCAGGAACCGGTTCTCCTCGGACTCCTCGTACATCCGCTCGACGGTGTGCTGGATCATCGCGTCGATCGTGGCCTGCCGGTCGCCACCGAACTCCGCCAGATCATCGGCGTGGATCGGCAGATCGGGCGTGAGGTACTTCGAGAAGATGTCCTTCGCGCCCTCGGCGTCCGGGCGTTCGATCTTGATCTTCACGTCCAGGCGACCGGGCCGCAGGATCGCCGGGTCGATCATGTCCTCCCGGTTCGAAGCACCGATCACGATGACGTTCTCCAGCCCCTCCACGCCATCGATCTCCGACAACAGCTGGGGCACGATCGTGGTCTCCACGTCCGACGACACACCGCTTCCCCGCGTTCGGAAGATCGACTCCATCTCGTCGAAGAACACGATCACAGGTGTTCCGTCGGAGGCCTTCTCCCGTGCCCGCTGGAAAATCATCCGAATGTGTCGTTCGGTCTCACCGACGAACTTGTTGAGCAGCTCAGGCCCCTTGATGTTGAGGAAGTAGGACTTGGCGTCCTTCTCCCCCGTCGCCGCGGCGACCTGCTTGGCCAACGAGTTCGCCACCGCCTTGGCGATCAGCGTCTTCCCACATCCCGGCGGCCCGTAGAGGAGCACCCCCTTCGGTGGCCTCAACTTGTACTGTGTGTACAGATCAGCGTGGAGGAACGGCAGCTCGACCGCGTCCCTGATCTGCTCGATCTGCCGGTACAGGCCACCGATGTCCTCGTATCGGACGTCGGGCACCTCCTCCAGCACCAAGTCCTCGACCTCGGCCTTGGGCACACGTTCGTACGCGTAGCCCGCCTTGGGGTCCACCAGGAGCGAGTCGCCGGGCTTGAGCGTTTGCTCCGCCAGCGGATCGGCCAGCCACACGACCCGTTCCTCGTCGGTATGCCCCGCCACCAACGCGCGGGCACTACCGCCTTCGGTGTCGGGTGCCAACACCTCTCGCAGGGTGCAGACCTCACCCGTGCTCTCGAAGCCGCCGACCTCCACCACGGTCAGCGCTTCGTTGAGTCGGACGCTCTGCCCCCGCCGCAGACTCTGGATGTCCACCGTCGGCGACACGGCGACCCGCATCTTGCGGCCCGAGGTGAACACATCCACCGTGTTATCGTCGTAAGCGGCGATGAACACGCCGTAGCCACTCGGAGGTTGCGCGAGTCGATCGACCTCCTCCCGCAGCGCCAACAGCTGGCTCCGCGCCTCACGCAGAGTCTCGACCAACTTGTTGTTGCGCTCGGTGAGCTGGCTCACGCGCTCGTTCGCCTCGGCCAGCCGTTGCTCCAGCACTCGATTCTGCCGGGGCGAGTCGGTGAGCTTGCGACGGAGCAGCGCCACTTCTTCCTCGAGGAAACGGATCTGACGCGCCTGTTCGCTCGACGGGTTCTCCGTGGTTCCGGCTCCGCCTGTCTCTGAAGAGTCGGCCTCGTCGTGCCGACCTCCGGGAAGGTCGTGTTGCATTTCGGCACCTCCTCGGAATGCATTTCTTTCCACGGTACCGGCGATCACCGACATGAGAAGCCCTATCCGCGTTACAGAATCGGCGCGTCGCCCGGTTGCCGCGGAGTACCCGCTGACGCTTGGTGCGACTCTGAGACGAAGGACTCGTCCGGGGACTCATCCGCATGTCAGAACCCCGATGACGGGCAGTGATGGCACCACACCCTCCGCTGGGCCACCTGGAGTTCCCACTACCCGAACGGGTAGTAAACGCGCTTGATCGCGCCTCTACGATCTCAACGACCATCACTTCACACGGAACTTTGCATCGGTTACCGGAGTCCAAACCCACAGGCGCGACCAAGGAAGGGGAAGCCGTGACATACCCACCGCAGCCCGGCCAACCGGGACAACCAGACCCGTACGGCGGACAACAGCCCGGACAGTGGGGCCAACAACCCCAACAACCCGGACTCCCCGGCTCCGGACCGATGCCCCAGCAGGGCCACCCCGGCGGACCCCAGTACGGACAACCCGGCTTCGGCACCCCGCCACCCAAGAAGAAGACCGGCCTCATCGTCGGCATCTGCATCGCCGCCGCCGTCGTCATCGGCGGCGCCGTCACCCTCATCCTGCTCCTCACCGGCGGAGGCAGTGACGAAGACCAACTCGAAGAACTCGCCGAGGACGTCGTCACCGCGCTCAACAACCTCGACAACGAGTTGGTCAGGGAGATCTCCTGCAACCCGACGGACGACGAACTGGACGCGGACGATCTACCGAAGGGGATCAAGTTCAGTCGCGGCGGTGAGATCACCATCAACGGTGACACCGCCCAGATCCCGATCAAGATCGAATACATGGGTCGGAGCCAGACCGAGAACTTCCCCGCCGCCAAGAAGGACGGCGACTGGTGCATGGGCAAGGCCAACTGATTCCTCGCGGCACACCATCAACATGACGCGTTCGACGGCCCCGGCCAGCGCAGACCGGCCGGGGCCGCTCGGCTTTTCGCCAGGATTCGTCCCCGCGTAGATATTCGGCAGATATTCGGCAGATATTCGGCAGATATTCGGCATCGCCGGTTTCCCGGAGCCGGACTTGCCCTGATCAGGTGGCACAGATCTCGATCACACACGCACCGTTACTGTTGGACGCATTGATCGCCACAGGCTCACAAGAGGGAACAGCACCATGACCTACCCGCCCGCGCCCGGCCAACCGGGACAACCAGACCCGTACGGCGGACAACAGCCCGGACAGTGGGGACACCCCCCTCAGCAGCCCCAGCAACAACCCGGGTTCCCTAGCTCCGGGCCGATGCCCCACCAATTCGGCGGGCCCCAGCAGGGCTACCCCGGTCCCCAGTCCTATCCCGGCGGCCCGCAGTACGGACAGCCCGGCTTCGGCGGTCCCGACGCCCCGCCACCCAAGAAGAAGACCGGCCTCATCGTCGGCATCTGCATCGCCGCCGCCGTCGTCATCGGCGGCGCCGTCACCCTCATCCTGCTCCTCACCGGCGACGACGAGGACTCAGACACCGTCGCAGCACCCCCAACAACAACACAAAGCGCACCACAATCACCGAACGAAACACCAGACGGACTCCCGCCGAACCCCGGGATACCGAGTCCCGACGAGCCGGGACAAGTCCCTTCGGACCTGCCAGATCCTGGTGGCTCGTCCGGTGACAAGGCAGCCGTCGAAGCCCTCGCCAACGACGCCGTCACCGCGCTCAACAACTTCGACAACGAGTTGGCCAGAAAGATCTCCTGCAACCCGGCGAACACCGGGTTCGACGACGATGTGCCGGAAGGGGTCACGTTCAGGCTCGACGGGGAGGTCATCATCAACGGTGACACCGCCCAGATCCCGATCAAGATCGAATACATGGGTCAGAGTCAGACCGAGAACTTCCCCGCCGCCAAGAAGGACAACGGTGAGTGGTGCATGGGCATACTCGATTGATCCCCGCGCCACTTGCACGGACATGAACGCGTTCCGCGGCCCCGGCCGACACACGAGCGGCCGGGGCCGCTCGGCTTTCGACCTGACCCATCCCTGTGTAGGCATCCGGCATCGCCGGTTCCCCGGAGCCGGACTTGCCCTGATCAGGCGGTGCGGATCTCAACTGTGCACGCACCGTTACTGTTGGACGCCCTGAACGTCACAAGCCCACAAGGGAGAACAACACCATGACCTACCCGCCCGCGCCCGGCCAACCGGGACAACCAGACCCGTACGGCGGACAACAGCCCGGACAGTGGGGCCAACAACCCCAACAACCCGGACTCCCCGGCTCCGCACCGATGCCCCACCAATTCGGCGGGCCCCAGCAGGGCCACCCCGGCGGACCCCAGTACGGACAACCCGGCTTCGGCACCCCGCCACCCAAGAAGAAGACCGGCCTCATCGTCGGCATCTGCATCGCCGCCGCCGTCGTCATCGGCGGCGCCGTCACCCTCATCCTGCTCCTCACCGGCGACGACGAGGACTCAGACACCGTCGCAGCACCCCCAACAACAACACAAAGCGCACCACAATCACCGAACGAACTCCCGCCGAACCCCGGCATGCCGGGCGCCGACGGGCCGGGACAGCTTCCCTCGAACGCGCCGAACCCCGGCGACTCACTTGAGGACAAAGCAGCCGTCGAAGCCCTCGCCGACACCTTCGTCGAGGCGTTGAACAACCGTGACGTCGTCACGGCCAAAGCCCTGATATGCCTCGATCAAGGGCCTGTCGATTTCGGTGACATTCCCGACGACGCCCAGTTCAGCAGAATCGGTGAGGCGACGGTGACAGGGGACACGGCGACGGTGCCGCTACGAGCGACGATCCCCGGTGAAAACGACGACACGGACTTCCCTGCGAAGAAGCAAGGCAACAGCTGGTGTCTCGGCGATTGACGCCCTCTTTCAGCCCCGGCTGGGTCTGCGCTGCGGCCGGGGCGGGGTGACCCCGTCCGCGAGTCTGCGGGTCGTCACCAGAAACGCCGTGTGGCCGATCATGCGATGCTCCGGCCGCACGGCGAGTCCCACCACGTGCCATGGCCGCAGCAGCGTCTCCCAGGCCTGCGGCTCCGTCCAGCACTGCTGTTCGCGGAGGGCCTCGACGAACGACGACAGCTGTGTGACCGTGGCCACGTAGCCCACGAGGACCCCGCCGGGCACCAGCGCCTCCGAAACGGTGGGAAGCACCTCCCACGGCGTCAACATGTCCAACACCACGCGGTCGACCTCACCCGTGTGCGAGGCGAGGTCCGCCACGTGCAGTGTCCAGTTCGACGGCCTCTCGCCGAAGAACTTCTCCACATTCCGCACAGCGTGTTCGGCGTGGTCGGCGCGCACCTCGTAGGACGTCACACTGCCCTCCGGCCCCACGGCCCGCAGCAGCGAACACGTCAAAGCTCCCGATCCCGCGCCGGCTTCCAACACCCGAGCGCCGGGGAAGATGTCCCCCCACATCAGGATCTGGGCGGCGTCCTTCGGGTAGATCACCTGCGCCCCGCGCGGCATGGACAGCACGTAATCGGGCAGCAACGGCCTCAACGCGAGATACGCCGTCCCGTACGTGGAGGTCACCACCGACCCCTCGGGAGCACCGATCAAGTCGTCGTGCGCAATCGCCCCCCGATGGGTGTGGTACTCCTTACCCTCGGCGAGCACGATCGTGTACTGCCGACCCTTCGGGTCGGTCAACTGCACTCGATCCCCCGCACGAAACGGCCCTGCTGCCACCGCACCTCCTGTTCGCACCCGTCTCCGAGTGTCGGACGGGCGTCGCCCGAGATCGTCGCAGACCGGCCGGACGTGTCCCTCACCCGGTCCGCCTATGTCCGAGCCGGGCCCGTTCCATAGGCGGACGGCGCAGCAAGCGCACTGTGCACGTCGTCCCGGCACAGCACTCCCATAGGCCTGCTGTCGGCGTCCACCACGAGGAATTGCCAAGCCGGTACCTGGTTGACATGTTCGGCGATCTCATCCGTCGAGTCGGAGGTCACCAGCACTGTCTCAGCCCGGATCGGCTGTGCGGCCAGCTCGGCGGGTGAGTCGGGCGCCGAGGCGGCCAATCGCTCGGCGGCCTCCGTGTCGAGCAACCCGGCCGCCACACCGTCAGCACGGACGAGCACCACGCCGCGCCCGGCCGAGGCGGTCAACGCCGCCGACACCGGGCTCTCGGCGGGAAGTTGCAACACGGGCCGCATGAGATCGGTCACCGACAGCCCCTCGGGCCAGCTCCGTCTGCCCTCCGAGGCGAACTCCGTGGTGGCCCCCATCGCAACGAACCACGCCGTCACGACCCCGACACCGAGGCGCAGCCAGCGGTCCTCACTGCCCTGCGCCAGCCCCCACAAGGCCCATCCGAGTAAGGCCACGGCCACCAGGCCGCCGCCGACGACGGCCACCCGCGTACCCGTCGAACGAGTGCCGCGCAGCGCCCACACCCCGGCCCTCAGCAGTCGACCACCGTCGAGGGGGAGGCCAGGAAGCAGGTTGAACACGCCCACGGCCCCATTGGCCACCGCGCACTGCGCCACCAGCAGCCACACGGCACCGTCCGCGGGAATCGCCAACAGCAGCACCCAGCACACCAGGGCGAGGGCAATCGACACCCCAGGGCCCGCCAACGCGACCAGCGCCTCCTGCTGGGGACGCCGCGGGGAGCGCACGAGTTCCGACAACCCGCCGAGCAGGAACAGCCGCACGCGCCGTACCGGCATACCGAACCGCAACGCCACCAAGCAGTGCCCGAGCTCGTGGGCCAACACCGACAGGCCGAGCAGCACGGCGAAAGCCCCCGCCAGTACCGCTGACAACCCGAGGCCGGCGTCAGGCAACATCCGCGTCACCAACGGGGTGTAGAGCGCCACGATGAGCAAGGAGCCGATCCACCACGAGCCGGCGAGGAGAACGGGCACCCCGCTGACGCGAAAGAGCAGCATGCCGCCCCCGGAGTCCAAGCTCCGGGACCAGCCACGTTCGTACTCGCTGCCCGCGTGCACCCGTCGAGGGTAAAACGTGTCGTGTCAGATGCCAGTGACCTCCCGCACAACCCTTCCGCGTGTCGAACCGGTGGTCCCGCCGACGGCCTGGCTGTTCTTGTCACGGGATGCCGCTACGCTGCCCGGCATGGCCAACGGCAGCACCACGACCGACACCGCGAACGCCGCCACCCCGACCCAGCAGACAGCGCGGCGTCCCGCCCTGTCTCCGTCGAGGGCCAGCGACTTCAAACAATGTCCTCTGCTCTATCGCTTCCGTGCCGTGGACCGACTTCCCGAGCCTCCCACCAAGGCGCAGGTGCGGGGCACACTCGTGCACTCGGTGCTGGAACGCCTGTTCGGCCTGCCGCGCGCCGACCGAACGCCCGAACGCGCCAGGGAACTACTCCGTCCCACCTGGTCGCAGTTGTCCGAGGAGTGTCCGGAGTGGATGGAGCTGTTCTCCGAGGAGAACTTCGACAAGGAACTGAACCAGTGGTTGACCTCCGCGGAGAAACTGCTCGACTCCTACTTCAAGTTGGAGGACCCGCGTCGACTCGACCCCGAAGCCTGTGAGCTGCACGTCGAGACCGAACTCAGCTCCGGTGTGCTGCTGCGCGGCTACATCGACCGGGTCGACGTCGCCCCCACCGGCGAGATCCGAGTCGTGGATTACAAGACCGGTGCCGCACCGAGGGAGATCGGTGAGGCCAAGGCGATGTTCCAGATGAAGTTCTACGCCGTGGTGTTGTGGCGGCTGCGGGGCATCGTGCCGCGGCAGCTCAAGCTCATGTACCTCAGTGACGGGCAGGCTCTGGCTTACACTCCCGACGAACCTGAACTGGCACGTTTCGAACGGACACTGGAGGCGATCTGGCAAGCCATTTTGCGCGCGGGGAAAACGGGGGACTTCCGCCCTAATCCGAGTAAGTTGTGCGGGTGGTGCTCCCATCAGGCACTGTGCCCGTCGTTCGGGGGCACACCGCCGGAGTACCCGGGTTGGCCCGAGCCGGACCCCGGGGAGGAATCGGTGCTGGACCGCGCGGATTGACTTCCGCGCGCCGACTTTGCAGGAAGGCGACAGTGGTGGAGGCGTTCTACCTGTCCCGCGGCGACGGCCGCTATCTGCCCACCGAACACACGGTGGGACCGTGGACTCCCGACGCGCAGCACTTCGGCCCGCCGTCGGCCCTGCTGGTGCGTGAGCTGGAGGCCTTGCCCCGGGGCACGGAGTCCGGTGCGCAGCAGCTCGCCAGAGTCACCGTGGAGATCCTCGGCCCAGCACCACTGTCCGAACTGACCGTGTCGGCCGAAGTGGTCCGTCCCGGCCGGTCGGTGGAACTGCTGTCGGCCCAGCTCACGGCGGACGACAGGGTCGTCGCCCGGGCGTCGGCATGGCGTATGGCGGCCACCGACACCGATGAGGTCGCCACCGGGACCGAGCCCCCACTGCCCTCGGTCGCCGAATGCTCCGAGGCGTTGTGGCCCACCGGCTTCCGATTCCACGGCGGTTATCTCGACGCCGTGGAATGGCGCACCGTGCGGGGAGCCGTGACCAGCGCGGGTCCCGCCGCCGTCTGGGCGCGGCAACGCGTGGCCCTGGTCGACGACGAGAAGCCCAGCCCGCTCCAGCGCCTCTTCGTGATCGCCGATTCCGGTAGTGGGGTGTCGAACGTGCTGGACCCGGCGCAATGGCTGTTCATCAACTCGGAGCTCACCGTGCACGTGTTACGCGAGCCCGTGGGGGAATGGATTGGTCTCGACGCCGCCACGGCCGTCGGTCCTCGTGGCGTGGGCATCGCTCGCAGCGCCTTACACGACTGTGAGGGTCAGGTCGCGATGGGGACGCAGGCGTTGTTGGTACGCCACCGTTGACCCCCACACCATGCGTGTGTCTTGCGCCGACACTATGGCTGACTCGGCGACGCTGATCCACTAACCTGCTCGCAAACCAGGAGACGGGAGCTGGGGCACTGTGCAGATCACTTCGGTGGTCAACCAGAAGGGTGGGGTTGGCAAAACGGCGCTGAGTGTGGGCGTCGCTGCCGCCCTGGCCGAACGTGGCCGGAGAGCTTTACTTATCGACCTCGATCCGCAAGGGCACGCCACCTCCGAGATGCTCGGGTTGCCCGAGCCGGGGCCCGAGGAGCCGAGCCTCGCCAAGGCACTCACCAAGGCGTGGCGGGGGCCGGTGGAGGAACTGGTCGTCCCACATCCGCGTTGCAATGTCGGAAAGGGCGGGGCGTTCGATGTGATCCCCACCTCGCCGGGCATGTTCGACCTCGTACGGAGGTTGGACCAATTCCGCGTGCCGGGATGGCAGTTGGCCAGGGTCATCCAGTTCGCCAACTACGACCACGTCATCATCGACTGCCCGCCCGCGATGGACGTCCTCACCAACAACGCGCTCGTGGCCAGCCACGGGGTTCTCGTGCCCGTGCAGCCGGACCGCACCAGCATCAGAGCGCTACGGCTCA
It encodes the following:
- a CDS encoding aldo/keto reductase: MTTLARTAVGLAAIGRPAYINLGRTTVLPSSRDVSAMREVTYEVLDAAYAEGIRRVDVARSYGRAEEFLAGWLADRGHGDVVVSSKWGYDYVGEWRVDAEVHEVKEHSLSRFRAQWEKTRSLLGDVVSLYQVHSLTPDSPLFTDRALLEALAELADTGVRVGFSTSGAKQADTVRRALELEVDGRRVFTAVQSTWNLLERSAGAALREAHESGVLVQVKETLANGRLAVDPPAQLVDVARRYGVGCDAVAVAAVYAQPWADVVLIGPASVDQLRSNLAGAAVSLSADALSDLDSVERSPKEYWAERSALAWQ
- the arc gene encoding proteasome ATPase; the encoded protein is MQHDLPGGRHDEADSSETGGAGTTENPSSEQARQIRFLEEEVALLRRKLTDSPRQNRVLEQRLAEANERVSQLTERNNKLVETLREARSQLLALREEVDRLAQPPSGYGVFIAAYDDNTVDVFTSGRKMRVAVSPTVDIQSLRRGQSVRLNEALTVVEVGGFESTGEVCTLREVLAPDTEGGSARALVAGHTDEERVVWLADPLAEQTLKPGDSLLVDPKAGYAYERVPKAEVEDLVLEEVPDVRYEDIGGLYRQIEQIRDAVELPFLHADLYTQYKLRPPKGVLLYGPPGCGKTLIAKAVANSLAKQVAAATGEKDAKSYFLNIKGPELLNKFVGETERHIRMIFQRAREKASDGTPVIVFFDEMESIFRTRGSGVSSDVETTIVPQLLSEIDGVEGLENVIVIGASNREDMIDPAILRPGRLDVKIKIERPDAEGAKDIFSKYLTPDLPIHADDLAEFGGDRQATIDAMIQHTVERMYEESEENRFLEVTYANGDKEVLYFRDFNSGAMIQNIVDRAKKAAIKSVLETNQPGLRVQHLLDAIVDEFAENEDLPNTTNPDDWARISGKKGERIVYIRTLVTGKNQESGRVIDTATNTGQYL
- a CDS encoding tRNA (adenine-N1)-methyltransferase, giving the protein MAAGPFRAGDRVQLTDPKGRQYTIVLAEGKEYHTHRGAIAHDDLIGAPEGSVVTSTYGTAYLALRPLLPDYVLSMPRGAQVIYPKDAAQILMWGDIFPGARVLEAGAGSGALTCSLLRAVGPEGSVTSYEVRADHAEHAVRNVEKFFGERPSNWTLHVADLASHTGEVDRVVLDMLTPWEVLPTVSEALVPGGVLVGYVATVTQLSSFVEALREQQCWTEPQAWETLLRPWHVVGLAVRPEHRMIGHTAFLVTTRRLADGVTPPRPQRRPSRG
- a CDS encoding site-2 protease family protein, encoding MLLFRVSGVPVLLAGSWWIGSLLIVALYTPLVTRMLPDAGLGLSAVLAGAFAVLLGLSVLAHELGHCLVALRFGMPVRRVRLFLLGGLSELVRSPRRPQQEALVALAGPGVSIALALVCWVLLLAIPADGAVWLLVAQCAVANGAVGVFNLLPGLPLDGGRLLRAGVWALRGTRSTGTRVAVVGGGLVAVALLGWALWGLAQGSEDRWLRLGVGVVTAWFVAMGATTEFASEGRRSWPEGLSVTDLMRPVLQLPAESPVSAALTASAGRGVVLVRADGVAAGLLDTEAAERLAASAPDSPAELAAQPIRAETVLVTSDSTDEIAEHVNQVPAWQFLVVDADSRPMGVLCRDDVHSALAAPSAYGTGPART
- a CDS encoding RecB family exonuclease, which produces MANGSTTTDTANAATPTQQTARRPALSPSRASDFKQCPLLYRFRAVDRLPEPPTKAQVRGTLVHSVLERLFGLPRADRTPERARELLRPTWSQLSEECPEWMELFSEENFDKELNQWLTSAEKLLDSYFKLEDPRRLDPEACELHVETELSSGVLLRGYIDRVDVAPTGEIRVVDYKTGAAPREIGEAKAMFQMKFYAVVLWRLRGIVPRQLKLMYLSDGQALAYTPDEPELARFERTLEAIWQAILRAGKTGDFRPNPSKLCGWCSHQALCPSFGGTPPEYPGWPEPDPGEESVLDRAD
- a CDS encoding thioesterase family protein encodes the protein MVEAFYLSRGDGRYLPTEHTVGPWTPDAQHFGPPSALLVRELEALPRGTESGAQQLARVTVEILGPAPLSELTVSAEVVRPGRSVELLSAQLTADDRVVARASAWRMAATDTDEVATGTEPPLPSVAECSEALWPTGFRFHGGYLDAVEWRTVRGAVTSAGPAAVWARQRVALVDDEKPSPLQRLFVIADSGSGVSNVLDPAQWLFINSELTVHVLREPVGEWIGLDAATAVGPRGVGIARSALHDCEGQVAMGTQALLVRHR
- a CDS encoding ParA family protein, with product MQITSVVNQKGGVGKTALSVGVAAALAERGRRALLIDLDPQGHATSEMLGLPEPGPEEPSLAKALTKAWRGPVEELVVPHPRCNVGKGGAFDVIPTSPGMFDLVRRLDQFRVPGWQLARVIQFANYDHVIIDCPPAMDVLTNNALVASHGVLVPVQPDRTSIRALRLMREQISHLESAVGRPPLAYYGLVPGLYRRPISAYAAAALRELQELGIPVLAHVPLSVVMNEAAARGIPVTTFAPETVQAAAFREIAQVLDTVATPDPIPPNPPEQDFVFEEFIAEVSSTRAANDSGTRRRLYDLLPKRHRPN